One Malania oleifera isolate guangnan ecotype guangnan chromosome 10, ASM2987363v1, whole genome shotgun sequence genomic region harbors:
- the LOC131166017 gene encoding protein SMAX1-LIKE 4-like, which translates to MRAGACAVQQTLTSEAASVLKHSLSLARRRGHAQVTPLHVAATLLSSRASLLRRACLKSQPNDNQTSHPLQCRALELCFNVALNRLPTTPGPLLHGQPSLSNALIAALKRAQAHQRRGCIEQQQQQPPLLAIKVELEQLIISILDDPSVSRVMREAGFSSTAVKNNLEDSSAASVFQCYSSSGGVFSSPCSPSPSDQYPQRDIINYHTSFWPTHFLSYSSDHQNPVFFSPPKKHPSCHAVADSASVKEDFKLILEVLLRRKRRNTVILGDSVSVTEDLVAELMGKVERGEVPEELKSAHFIKFQFSPVSLRFMKKEEVESNISDIKRKVGSIVSGGGGAILYAGDLKWIVEGSVHVSEKERGFSNGGGVFEYSPVDHAVCEIGRLLSDYSCSSNARVWLMATANYQTHMKCQMRQPPLEIQWALQAVSVPSGGLSLSLHASSIHDSRIQVSDNPSSLLETKPFIPREEQDKFMCCGECTSNYEKEVELLKSGQQKLMPSFLQSNSTDARQKDELVELRRKWNRLCRSLHHGRPNQNHLSATLLNQNLVGKSYSYASSYPWWSTQNSMFPESNSKSSAESALKPNHSPSLQPRFRRQQSCHIEFSFSSGPRTHKHESVEPRLDSLKNTEGKEVKITLALGNSLFSGSERLLEQKREKSLQPGDMYELLKENVPWQSEIIPSIVETLIDNKSTKKDTWLLISGNDQIGKKRLAHAIAESVFGSADLLVHMDMRKRENGMNPHSEVLIKALTNNNKLLVFLENVDLADANFMKFLADCFEFGKFGEAGKREGNAGQAVFILTRGACTSFEESKGNLGSVVQMKLQANRTISSSGIPDCDHKRKAVQDLLNKIKSPRIDEKENAASAAVENGNSKKELTKQLSSNTLDLNIRANDDDESEDTPGELSPISSDLTRKTTTDPRSPSEFLELIENRFVFNQNLAWNSQIADVFLSKFRKTFGEVYESEDIDSLSVEQMVLEEMVLGSGSFLNSLFEKWLKDVFQTSLQTIKIGGKVGIGVRLCFGGRSDRVLEDGFMGSSLPRKIQVSFMD; encoded by the exons ATGCGTGCAGGAGCTTGTGCAGTGCAGCAGACCCTCACATCGGAGGCTGCTTCGGTGTTGAAGCACTCTCTAAGCCTGGCCAGGCGGAGGGGCCATGCTCAGGTCACTCCCCTGCATGTGGCTGCCACTTTGCTCAGCTCAAGGGCAAGTCTCTTGAGGAGGGCTTGCCTCAAATCTCAACCCAACGACAACCAAACTTCTCACCCTCTCCAATGCAGAGCCCTTGAGCTTTGCTTCAACGTGGCTCTCAACAGGCTCCCAACTACTCCTGGCCCTCTCCTCCACGGCCAGCCCTCTCTCTCCAATGCCCTTATTGCAGCGCTCAAAAGGGCACAAGCCCACCAGAGAAGGGGTTGCAtagagcagcagcagcagcagccacCCCTCTTGGCCATAAAGGTGGAGCTGGAACAGCTTATTATATCCATATTGGATGATCCAAGTGTGAGCAGGGTTATGAGAGAGGCTGGCTTCTCCAGCACTGCTGTCAAGAACAACTTAGAGGACTCGTCTGCTGCTTCTGTGTTTCAGTGTTATAGCAGTTCTGGCGGAGTGTTTTCTTCCCCTTGCTCTCCGTCTCCTTCTGATCAGTACCCTCAGAGAGACATCATCAATTACCACACCAGTTTCTGGCCAACTCATTTCTTGAGCTACTCTTCTGATCACCAAAACCCTGTTTTCTTTTCTCCCCCAAAGAAACATCCCAGCTGCCATGCCGTCGCCGATTCGGCCTCGGTAAAGGAGGATTTCAAGTTAATTTTGGAGGTTCTGCTGAGGAGGAAGAGAAGAAATACTGTGATACTAGGTGACTCTGTGTCTGTAACTGAAGACCTTGTTGCAGAGCTGATGGGGAAGGTGGAGAGAGGAGAGGTTCCTGAGGAACTGAAGTCCGCCCATTTCATCAAGTTTCAGTTCTCGCCAGTTTCGCTGAGGTTTATGAAGAAGGAAGAGGTGGAAAGCAACATCTCAGACATCAAAAGAAAGGTGGGCTCTATTGTATCAGGAGGAGGGGGAGCCATTTTGTATGCAGGAGACCTTAAGTGGATTGTTGAAGGCAGCGTACATGTgagtgagaaagagagaggttTCTCTAATGGTGGAGGAGTCTTTGAGTACAGCCCAGTCGATCATGCAGTGTGTGAGATAGGAAGGTTACTCTCGGACTACAGCTGCAGCTCAAACGCTAGGGTTTGGTTAATGGCCACTGCAAATTATCAGACTCACATGAAGTGCCAGATGAGGCAGCCCCCTCTCGAGATCCAGTGGGCTCTTCAAGCTGTTTCTGTTCCCTCCGGTGGACTTAGCTTAAGCCTCCATGCTTCCAG TATCCATGATTCAAGGATACAAGTTTCGGACAATCCATCCTCTTTGCTAGAAACAAAGCCATTCATCCCCAGGGAGGAACAGGATAAGTTCATGTGCTGTGGAGAATGCACTTCCAATTATGAAAAGGAAGTGGAGTTGCTCAAATCAGGCCAGCAGAAACTCATGCCTTCATTTCTGCAATCCAACAGCACTGACGCCCGTCAAAAG GACGAGTTGGTAGAGTTAAGAAGAAAGTGGAACAGATTATGCCGCAGCCTCCATCATGGAAGGCCTAACCAGAACCATTTGAGCGCCACTTTATTGAATCAAAATTTAGTTGGGAAGAGTTACTCATATGCTTCATCATATCCTTGGTGGTCAACCCAGAACAGCATGTTCCCTGAATCAAATTCAAAATCATCCGCGGAATCAGCTTTGAAGCCCAACCACAGCCCATCTTTGCAGCCTCGATTCAGGCGACAACAATCGTGTCATattgaattcagcttcagcagtgGGCCCAGGACACATAAACATGAGTCAGTGGAACCAAGACTGGATTCCCTGAAGAATACTGAAGGGAAGGAAGTAAAAATCACCCTTGCTCTTGGCAATTCTCTCTTCTCCGGTTCTGAAAGATTGTTGGAACAGAAAAGAGAGAAAAGTCTGCAACCGGGTGATATGTATGAGCTTTTAAAAGAGAATGTCCCCTGGCAGTCCGAGATCATTCCTTCCATAGTGGAGACTTTGATCGATAACAAATCAACCAAGAAGGATACTTGGTTATTAATTAGTGGGAATGACCAAATAGGGAAAAAAAGACTGGCACACGCAATTGCAGAATCAGTTTTTGGTTCTGCTGATCTGCTCGTCCACATGGATATGAGAAAAAGAGAGAATGGGATGAACCCACATTCTGAAGTTCTCATCAAAGCCTTGACAAACAACAATAAACTTCTTGTTTTTCTAGAAAACGTTGATCTTGCTGATGCCAATTTCATGAAATTCCTTGCTGACTGCTTtgaatttggaaaatttggagaAGCAGGTAAAAGAGAAGGAAATGCAGGCCAAGCAGTATTCATTCTAACTAGGGGTGCCTGCACCAGCTTTGAAGAAAGCAAGGGAAATCTTGGTTCTGTAGTCCAGATGAAATTGCAGGCAAATAGAACAATTTCCAGTTCAGGAATACCCGACTGTGATCACAAGCGAAAAGCCgtgcaggatttgttgaacaagaTCAAAAGTCCACGAATTGACGAAAAGGAAAATGCAGCTTCAGCTGCTGTTGAAAATGGGAACAGCAAGAAAGAGCTCACAAAGCAGTTGAGCTCCAACACCCTTGATCTAAACATAAGAGCCAACGACGACGATGAAAGCGAGGACACCCCTGGGGAGCTTAGTCCCATTTCAAGCGATTTGACTCGCAAAACTACAACTGATCCCAGGAGTCCATCTGAATTCCTTGAATTGATTGAGAACCGTTTTGTTTTCAATCAAAATCTAGCATGGAATTCTCAGATAGCGGATGTTTTCTTGTCCAAGTTTAGAAAGACTTTTGGGGAGGTTTATGAAAGTGAGGATATAGATAGTTTAAGTGTTGAACAGATGGTTTTAGAAGAGATGGTATTAGGGTCTGGTTCTTTTCTCAACAGCTTGTTTGAAAAATGGCTAAAAGATGTTTTCCAAACAAGCTTGCAAACGATTAAAATTGGAGGGAAAGTGGGTATAGGTGTTAGGCTTTGTTTTGGGGGCAGAAGTGATAGAGTTTTAGAGGATGGGTTCATGGGTTCAAGTCTTCCGAGGAAAATCCAAGTTTCCTTCATGGACTAA
- the LOC131166758 gene encoding uncharacterized protein LOC131166758 — MEEIGRSVRRCKRSPTAAGCTIERFTGMHLPTFAGGPNPIIAEDWVEKTERILQKQRVGVSEMSWSHFKEVFFKRYFAASTRDAKADEFSALSQGDIMVQGYATRYIDLSRFPPCLISSEYEKTQRFEKVLRKDIHRLVGMLQIREFSILADKATVIETDIREDEVD; from the exons ATGGAGGAAATCGGGCGGAGTGTCAGGAGATGCaaacgctctcctactgctgcagggtgtaccatcgagaggttcacaggCATGCACCTACCGACATTTGCTGGGGGACCCAATCCGATTATAGCGGAGGACTGGGTTGaaaagaccgagaggattctgcAG AAGCAAAGAGTCGGCGTCTCTGAGATgtcttggagccatttcaaggaggtgttctttaaaAGATACTTCGCGGCCTCCACTCgcgatgcgaaggcagatgagttttctgctctatcGCAAGGAGATATAATGGTGCAGGGGTACGCTACTCGGTATATAGATCTATCCCGCTTcccgccgtgtttgatctcgagcgagtacgagaagactcaaaGATTTGAGAAGgttttgaggaaggatatccataggttagtgggtatgcttcaaatccgcGAGTTCTCGATTTTGGCGGATAAGGCCACCGTGATT